The Ostrinia nubilalis chromosome 19, ilOstNubi1.1, whole genome shotgun sequence DNA window TTTAACATTTGACATGTATTTTTCATAATCATTACTTACAATGTGTTGTGCGCTGCCGGAATccacaattaaattaatttcagaaTCATTACCAGCAGCGGTTAACATTTCTTGTTCACTCGCAAGTCACTTTGATTTATTAAAGATGACGGTTGATGTCCTCGTAATCCTCGTCCTCTGCCACGGCTCCTTGCATTATTCCTCCTCTGCTCCGGTACTTTTCCTTTATTCTTGCATTCATAATATGATTTATGACCAGGTTTTCCCCATGTATAACAGGTGATGAAAGCCTTTTCTTCATGGTCTTCACTATTCACATTGAATTTAGTTTGTGCGTCCAGTAATCTGGCTTTTACAAAGTGAAAGCTCAAACAAATTCTTCTCCGATGCCATTGTTTCAATTGATGTTATGACATGATCATATTCCTTGGGTAGTGAGGATAGAAGGTAGCTTTTGTCGTCTTCTTGTATTAGTACTTGTAGATCGCTTATTATCGAGCAAAACTTGATTAAATAAGTCTGTAATGGTTCTGTACATTTCATAGACAAAGATTTTTCTCTTCAGGTCGATCTATTGTATACGCTTCTTCGTTCAAAATTTCTTTTGCATTACATgcaacaattattataatttcccACAAATACTAAGTCTGGGGAGCGTGGTGGTGGCCAGAGCACAGGTCCACCACGCCCGATCCACTGGTTTCCAAACACTCGATTAAGGTAACCACGCACTCGGAATCCGTAATGTAGTGGTGCTTCGTCATGTTGATAAAACAAGTTTCGGTGAtgagctaaagcctggtccgtaagcacgtagaatcccgtccaatgaccccaagctacccatccttatcgctcgcgcgtaattaaattaatttcagaaTCATTACCAGCAACGGTTAACATTTCTTGTTCACTCGCAAGTCACTTTGATTTATTAAAGATGACGGTTGATGTCCTCGTAATCCTCGTCCTCTGCCACGGCTCTGCATTATTTCTCCTCTGCTCCGGTACTTTTCCATTATTCTTGCATTCATATGATTTGTGTTTTCCGCATTTATAACAGGTGATGAAAGTACTTTTCCTTTATTATTGCATTCATATGATTTATGGCCAGGTTTTCCTCAttacgcgcgcgccgcccgagCGGCAACACTAACGGAAGACTACGCTGCTAAATTTTTACTCTTAAAAATGGATAAAGTTGTCgatatacaatatttttttgattaaaaGACTCCTTAAAACATAAACTATTGAACAGTGCATCTAAACAAAGtgtaaacaataatttataagtgttaataaacataataatacccGCTATACAGTGCAAAACAGTGCGTATTTGAGTGCGGTATCTGTGCGTGCGCCGGCCGTCGTGTCCTTGGAAATAGAAAGTTCGCACATCATTACTCACCGACTACACGCCGTGCTTATTTGGGTAGCGTAATTTGGACACGGCTAAGTGAAGCGTTGGCTCAGTGGAAGAAACACGCACTAACGAGACGCGGTGCCCCAAGATCGAATCCCGtacaaagaatatttttttcttcttttttggttttgttttctttttctatttTATAATGTCTACCAAAATGAAAAGAACACCGCCTCCAACACCGAAAAAGGCTACTGATTGCCATAAAGACCAACAGTCCTACGTGACAAACAGGCCTAACAAGAGACAGGCTATGTCTACGTCTCCCAATTCGCAATCAGGTTCCATGCCAGTCACACAACAAGATGTACGAGAAATAGTGATGCCAGTCACACAACAAGATGTGCGAGAAATAGTGACGCCAGTCACACAACAAGATGTGCGTGACATAGTGAATGAGGTTGTGCAAACACAGATGAACCTCTTTATGATACAGATAGGCGAAACTATTTCACAAACTATTTCAAACACTATCAATAAGGAATTATCTTCATTAAAACAGGAAATTGAATCTGTCAAGAATTCAATGGATTTTATCAATGAAAAGTTCGAAAACGCTAGCAAGAATCATGAAACTCTAACGAAGGAGATGGAAAATGTCAAGATGGAAAATAGTGCGATGCAGAGCAGTGTAACGGAactgacaaataaaattaacttcCTGGAACAAAATGCGCGAATGAACAACGTGGAGGTGCAGTGTGTACCAGAAAACAGGAATGAAAATCTGAACTCCATTATAATGCAGATTGCAAGAACAGTGGGCTGCAATCTTACAGAGGAAAATGTACTTCACTGTGTTCGCGTTGCTAAAGGCGACAAGTCGAACACCCGTCCCAGATCCATAATTGTTAAACTGTCATCCACTAGGATACGCGACGACCTTCTAGCAGCTAATATTaagttcaataaattaaataaatccaaTAAATTGAACTCCGGACACATTGGTATTGCAGGCGAAAAACACCCAATTTACATCATGGAACACTTATCACCCGCAAACAAATCTTTACATGCGGCGGCCAGGATTAAAGGCAAAGAAATAGGATATAAGCACGTGTGGGTCCGGAATGGCAGAATTTTTATGCGCAAGACTGATGATTCTGCATACGTCTTGATCAGAGACAAAGACTATCTCAATAAGTTAAAGTAGTGTTTTAGCTTTTTTATTAACtccaatacatatttttttattatttttgcatgtTACTTTTATActactattttataaaattcgataatttaaaaatatattaccaGAATGTGCGCGGCTTGCGCACCAAAACtcacaatttttattgtaaCCTCGCTTGTtcaaattacgatattataattttaacagaAACATGGTTAAATGAAAACATATCAAACTCAGAACTGTTTGATGGGAGATACATTGTTCATAGACGTGACAGAGGAATTTCACATTTTAATTCTAAAAACATAGGCGGAGGAGTTCTCATAGCTGTCTCAAGTAAACTTGGAGCTGTTCGAATGTACAACTGGGAGAGCGAGTGCGAGGATCTATGGGTTATGGTTACCATTCCAAACACTAAACCTTTAATAACAATTACGTTCTGTGCAGTTTATCTCCCACCGCCAGTGTTAAGGTCTTCACTTGATCATTTtgtaaagaactgtaacaatgTATTCGAGGAAAACAACTCTCATTTGTGTATGATAGGCGATTTTAATTTAGGTGATATTAGTTGGGCTCGTGGTGACATGGAACAGAACTCACAACTGTCTCccctaaaacaatattttatggaCTTTTGGACAGTAAATAACCTAACTCAATTAAATTTCATAAGTAATTCCATGAATAGGTTACTTGATCTTGTATTTACTGACATGTCTACTTGCATTGTTACCAGTGCAAGTGATATTCTGAGCACTCCTGTGGACCCCTTGCATCCACCAATTACAATATATATCCCTGTGGAAGGTGAGTGTTATCTAAAATCAAATATCACCCAAAAACATAACTTTTACAAAGCTAACTATAATGATATAAATAAGCACCTATCGCAAATTGACTGGAATAGCTTATTGCCGGACGAGGCTGATGTAAATACAATGACAGATACATTCTATAGGATCATTGCCGAGACAATAACAAAGTATGGACCCCGACATAGAAGGTTCTCTCCATGGTTCAGCTCAGATTTAGTAGGTAGACTGCGGGAGAAGGAAAAATACAGGAGAAAATACAAACAATACCGAAATCCCCTTGACCAAATTTCATATCGTCTGTTATCTGAGCGGTGTAACTTACTGATCAAGGCCTGTTATAGATCTTACCTGGGCAATGTTGAGCGTAGTATCAAAACTAACCCTAAATATTTTTGGaattttgtaaaaacaaaaCGTGGCGGTACTAGTAACTATCCTTCTTCCTTGTCTAACGGCATCGTTTCCACTTCCGATGGAGTCGAAGTTTGTAATCTGTTTGCTAATCATTTCGCATCGGTGTACGACTCTCCTAACACAGGTCTTGATTGTAGACTGTCCATAAATTTTACGATTCCATATACCAGTGATTGTTTCTCTCATTTAAGCCTTAATTGTACCAAAATAGAGGATAAGCTTAAGTGCTTAGACGTCAGCAAAGGAGCGGGAGCCGATGGCTTACCTCCAATATTTATAAGAAATTGTGCGTCTAGCTTGGTTGAGCCATTGAGTTGGATCTTTAACAAATCTTTAGATACAGGTGTTTTTCCTAGAACCTGGAAGTTGGCTAAAGTTGTTCCTGTCTTTAAATCCGATAGTAATAATTTGGTTCAAAATTATAGACCTATATCCATTCTTCCAACCTTAGGAAAGGTTTTTGAGAGCTTAGTCTGTCCATATCTACAACAATACTTTTCTGGATTTGTATGTGATAGTCAGCATGGTTTCCTGAAGGGTAGGTCAACATGTACCAACTTAATGAGCTTTGCTGAGGATCTTGTAGAGTCCATTGACGCTAGCAAACAAATAGATGTGGTGTACACGGACTTCAGTAAGGCTTTTGATCGGGTGCCACACAAACTTTTGATCGAAAAGCTTTCTTCTTATGGCTTTTTTGGATCTATGTTGGGCTGGTTGGACTCGTACCTTAAGGAACGACAATTTTACGTAGTTGTCAATGGTTTCACGTCTAGCACTCATTATATTACGTCCGGTGTCCCACAGGGATCGCACTTGGGCCCTGTTTTGTTCAACATGTTTGTCAATGATTTGCCATCCTGCATTCGCTACTCTATCCCATACTTATTCGCTGATGACCTCAAACTTTCAAAAGTTGTTGACTCATTGGATGACGCGGTTATGCTCCAAGAGGACCTCGATTCCCTTAAGAAATGGTGTGACATTAATGGAATGGATCtcaatgtaaaaaaatgttCGCTTATgaaatttacacgaaaaaagAATATCATTCCAACCAAATACTCTATTAATGGGATTGATTTGCAAGAGTTAAAGGTGGTAAGAGACCTAGGTGTTCTAATGGACAGTAAGTTCACTTTTGTTCctcatataaataatattattaaaaagtcatCAAAGGCACTAGGGTTTTTAATAAGAAACAGCAAAGAGTTTGGAATCTCAACCAAAATTCTCCTCTATAACTCACTCGTTCGATCCACCTTGGAGTATGCAAGTACTGTCTGGAGACCACATTACACTAATCACTCATTACGGATAGAAAGAGttcaaaaaaagtttaccagACATCTTGCTTTCGTCAGGGGTATTGCGAGGAGGGCCTTAGCCTACGAGGATAGATTATATCTTTTTAGTATGAATAGCCTGGATAAGCGTAGGGACCTTTCTGACCTAATCATTctatataagattttaaacaatAAGTTGTGTTGCTCGAAACTTGTGGAGAGAATTCGTTTTCGTGTTCCTCTGCGCTTGCCACGCCACCCAATAGACACATTTATTACTCCGTTTCGAAGAACTGTCTTAGGTGCAAACTCACCAGTCCCGAGAGTGCTTAGgttgtataataaatataatcgCTCCACAAACATTGATCTCTTTTCCATGTCATTACGTAAATTTCGAGAAACATTATTGGATGGCTAATGATTGTACAATgttaatacctacttttattgcttagctaatttaaaaaaaaaaaaacattacataGATTTTTATTATATCTTTTTATAACCAAAGAATAGTAATTATGGTATATtttggaatttatttttaaagtcttcTTAATGTAAACGCAAGTTGTGTTCGCCAGTAAGTGGCTTTACATTTAGTAAGATACTctcataagtttaaaattatctaATATGTATTAGTGTATAAGCTGTTGGTGaaccttttttataaaataaaaataaaataaaataaaaaatgtataacaGCTGATGAAAGCCTTTTCTTCATGGTCTTCACTATTCACATTCAATTTAGTTTGTGCGTCCAGTAATCTGGCTTTTACAAAGTGAAAGCTCAAACAAATTCTTCTCCGATGCCATTGTTTCAATTGATGTTATGACATGATCATATTCCTTGGGTAGTGAGGATAGAAGGTAGCTTTTGTCGTCTTCTTGTATTAGTACTTGTAGATCGCTTATTATCGAGCAAAACTTGATTAAATAAGTCTGTAATGGTTCTGTATATTTCATAGACAAAGAGCTTTCTCTTCAGGTCGATTATTGTATACGCTTCTTCGTTCAAAATTTCTTTTGCATTACATGCatcatttattataatttccCACAAATACTAAGTCTGGGGAGCGTGGTGGTGGCCAGAGCACACTGGTTTCCAAACACTCGATTTAGGTAACCACGCACTCGGAATCCGTAATGTAGTGGTGCTTCGTCATGTTGATAAAACAAGTTTCGGTGAtgagctaaagcctggtccgtaagcacgtagaatcccgtccaatgaccccaagctacccatccttatcgctcgcgcgtaattaaattaatttcagaaTCATTACCAGCAGCGGTTAACATTTCTTGTTCACTCGCAAGTCACTTTGATTTATTAAAGATGACGGTTGATGTCCTCGTAATCCTCGTCCTCTGCCACGGCTCTGCATTATTTCTCCTCTGCTCCGGTACTTTTCCTTTATTCTTGCATTCATATGATTTATGACCAGGTTTTCCCCATGTATAACAGCTGACGAAAGCCTTTTCTTCATGGTCTTCACTATTCACATTCAATTTAGTTTGTGCGTCCAGTAATCTGGCTTTTACAAAGTGAAAGCTCAAACAAATTCTTCTCCGATTCCATTGTTTCAATTGATGTTATGACATGATCATATTCCTTGGGTAGTGAGGATAGAAGGTAGCTTTTGTCGTCTTCTTGTATTAGTACTTGTAGATCGCTTATTATCGAGCAAAACTTGATTAAATAAGTCTGTAATGGTTCTGTATATTTCATAGACAAAGAGCTTTCTCTTCAGGTCGATTATTGTATACGCTTCTTCGTTCAAAATTTATTTTGCATTACATGCatcatttattataatttccCACAAATACTAAGTCTGGGGAGCGTGGTGGTGGCCAGAGCACACTGGTTTCCAAACACTCGATTTAGGTAACCACGCACTCGGAATCCGTAATGTAGTGGTGCTTCGTCATGTTGATAAAACAAGTTTCGGTGAtgagctaaagcctggtccgtaagcacgtagaatcccgtccaatgaccccaagctacccatccttatcgctcgcgcgtaattaaattaatttcagaaTCATTACCAGCAGCGGTTAACATTTCTTGTTCACTCGCAAGTCACTTTGATTTATTAAAGATGACGGTTGATGTCCTCGTAATCCTCGTCCTCTGCCACGGCTCTGCATTATTTCTCCTCTGCTCCGGTACTTTTCCTTTATTCTTGCATTCATATGATTTATGACCAGGTTTTCCCCATGTATAACAGCTGACGAAAGCCTTTTCTTCATGGTCTTCACTATTCACATTCAATTTAGTTTGTGCGTCCAGTAATCTGGCTTTTACAAAGTGAAAGCTCAAACAAATTCTTCTCCGATGCCATTGTTTCAATTGATGTTATGACATGATCATATTCCTTGGGTAGTGAGGATAGAAGGTAGCTTTTGTCGTCTTCTTGTATAAGTACTTGTAGATCGCTTATTATCGAGCAAAATTTGATTAAATAAGTCTGTAATGATTCTGTACATTTCATAGACAAGATTTTTCTCTTCAGGTAGAATCTATTGTATACGCTTCTTCGTTCAAAATTGCTTTCGAGTAATGTTAGCATTTCTTTTGCATTACATGCATTTCTTATGATTTTTGAGAGTCTGGCAATACAGTCGTCAGATTAGCCAGAATGGTACCACGCAATGTAAATCATATTACAGGGTGTTAATTTGAATCCTCACCTTATTTATTTAGGTcatctattatgacttatattAACGCAATATtcaccaaaaaacaaaatacaaacgacatgagtggaatttttagcaaatattttccgtacgacatcaactgtactatgGCTCGCAATGCTGCATACGTTTACACTGAGgcaccatcgagctacgcggatcgctcgctcgcctactgaaggaagccacgtaaagtaggtaggtaagtgttggtagtgtaaatagtgactaactaaagttaaagttttaaattagttatttGCTCTTTCCAAATTTCCCTTCCTACTTAAGACGGGCTTAGGACCGACAAAAATACATAAACTCTCGTAAAAATAAGAAAAGACGGTTAACATCATAAAAACTTCgaagtaattacaattattttggcTGTTGTCTGTTTAATGAAGTAAAAAGTATGTCGTAAACTGGCTAATCGCGCGCGAAATTTTAGGTATTGTTAGCGTAGTTAAAAATTTGGTATCGGCTTATTAAAACGATTAATTTAACCTAATCCTATGTACACATTTATT harbors:
- the LOC135080967 gene encoding uncharacterized protein LOC135080967; its protein translation is MKRTPPPTPKKATDCHKDQQSYVTNRPNKRQAMSTSPNSQSGSMPVTQQDVREIVMPVTQQDVREIVTPVTQQDVRDIVNEVVQTQMNLFMIQIGETISQTISNTINKELSSLKQEIESVKNSMDFINEKFENASKNHETLTKEMENVKMENSAMQSSVTELTNKINFLEQNARMNNVEVQCVPENRNENLNSIIMQIARTVGCNLTEENVLHCVRVAKGDKSNTRPRSIIVKLSSTRIRDDLLAANIKFNKLNKSNKLNSGHIGIAGEKHPIYIMEHLSPANKSLHAAARIKGKEIGYKHVWVRNGRIFMRKTDDSAYVLIRDKDYLNKLK